The window GTTTTCCATGTTGTCGGTATTGAATAAATGCGACAAAAACACCTCGTACTCTGGCTTGGTCGAGTAGCCAGAGAGTATTTTTCCCTAGCCCTTACCCTAGTGAGCGTGCGGGGTAGCCATTAGTGGATCAGGGAACCCAGAGTTATTGCTGCACAAAAGTGTAATAGCTTCTCCTGTCTCTGAGCGCGCCGCCTAACTATCCAATTGCACTGATGAAACAGGGTGTTGTGGTTAGAATTGAAAAATTATCTGGAACAGGTGAACTGGGTCGTTAGCCCGCCAGACTATACATCAAGCGTTGCCAGGAAAATTGCTACTGACTCAGACAGGAAATATGGACATTAAGAAACACCTCGAACTGCTTGCATACAGCTTCGTTACGTGGCTCAGTTTTTACATAATTGGACTTCCCGACTATTACCAGCAGTGGTACTTTTGGGCAAAAATTGTGATTTGCGTCTTCGTCACACTCATCTATTTTCCGATTACGCAATACACTCTCAAAAAGTACTGGACTGATGGCAGGCATTTAGTCAACTCTTGTTGGCTGGCTTTATATCTAACGTTTCCGCTTTTTGTATATGACTATCTGCTGCTAGCCATCTACAAGGGGCTTGGAATCGGGTTTGTTATTCCATACTGGTATTTGACGTTCTTCTACTTCTCTTTCTGGATTCAATTTCCTCTTGTCGGTTGGTGGATGCAACGCACTAAAACACAGAGCATGGAAGCGAGTGCGGGATAACGAAGCAATGCATCGGAGTTACGGGCGCTAAGTTCTTCGAATTCGTAAACTTCTTGGCCATAACCTGGTGATTGAGGTCGTTATGTGGACAAAGATTAGGTGAGTCTCTTGCGAAGGCTGTCCTAGTTGGTGCGATCGCTGTTCTCTTCGGGACCGGCTGTGCTCGGCACGTGCAGATTGAGTCAATCGGATACACAATCGTTAATTCCTATCCGGCGCCGAAAGACGCATACTACAAATACCCACGTGAGTCAGCGCTGACTCCGCGGGATGCTGAATGTGGTCCTTTTCTGGTTGGGTTCTTCAAGTCAGACGTGGATCTTAGCTCGATCGCTGAATCGAAGGGAATGCACCGCCTCAGATACAACCTTAGATATATAAGATAGCCATGTTCTTTTAGATGATCTAATCTAAGCTTTTACAATCAGGGGTATGTCAATCAATCCACAGCAGAAATTAGAATATTTGTATAAAGAATATACGAGACTTAGTGATATTGCTGAAGACCATATCAAAAGTACCTACGATGATATCAAGCTCATGGGTGCTATTGGTGCAGCTGTCCTGATTTGGAAGCCGATTTCTGATTTTATTGTCACTGCACACACTGCTTTTGACTCCAATCTAGTGTTGCTTCTCGGTTTTCTAGGTATCGAAACAATTTTAGGCATTCTTGCCTCATTTAATCTGATCAAACATGCGAATTCCTGGTATTTTGTCCATAACCTACAAAGTTATGAGCTCAGAATTAAGCAGCTTTTAGAAGAGGCAGACGGTAGCCAAGTCTTTGCTTTTTATCAAGGCAAAGAGAAATCAAAATACATTACAGCCACCTATAAAACAGCCTTCTTGCTTTTTGCCTTTTCTGTTCGCTTCTCAGCGGCAATGTTTCCTTTCTTGATTTTGTGCTCTGCAAATGTCGCTTATGCATTGATATTCTTGAGCTATGCCGTGGTAGATGCAGTTGTTCATCTACTAGCCGCCAAAAGAGTATTCAGGCAATATTCAAACAAAACCTTTTTGGGGCTGATGTAATTAAAGTAATCTCACTTTAGTAAAAGGTGATCGCTCCGAATATCTTCGCCTGCAATACTCTGAGAAGCCAAAAGTGAAAATGGGTATGGAAAGGAGAATATAGCGGTGTGCATTTGGATCAAGCACACCCTAGACCCCAAACCCTAGACCCTGCCTTCACCAAAACGTACTGGATTGACCTGAATAGGGCTATAGAACGCAATCTCGGTTAGAGTCTTCGAAAGGTGTGCGTGGTTGGTGCTGCGATACCGCCTAACCAGTCGATGAAGCGGACGGTTGAGAGAGCTTGGCAAGGTTGTCACAGTTATCTGCTGCCGCTTATCTTAATCGTTATCAGTTTTTACGGTAATTGTTTGGAGTCATGCCAGTGGCATCGCGAACGTGCTTGCTGAAATGACTCTGACTGTTGAAGCCACACTCTAGGGCAATCTCGGCGATCGCCCTTTTCGTTCCCTTCAACAACTGCTTGGCCTGCTCGATGCGCTGCTGAATCAAGTATTGATGGGGCGTCATGCCCATCGACTGTTTGAACAGGCGGCTGAAGTGAAATTGACTGATACCTGCGACCTCCGCCAGATCTGCCAGTTTGATGGGCTGATCGAGATGGGCATGGATATAGTCAGAGATTTGTACAATTGTGCGATCACCCAAGCCCCCTTCATAAACGACCACTTTTGGCTTCGCGGTAGAGTATTCGCGCAGTAGATTGACAGCCAGCACGTTGGCCAGAGATTCCACATAGAGTTGACCCACCGAGCCATTGCCTCTATGCAGCTCCGCCCGCAGTAGTTGTAACACCTGCTCCAGTTGCGGATCGCGGATGCGAAACTCGTTTCTGAGTTCCAAGCGATCGGGGTTCAGATCCATGGCAGACTGCGCCACCGATTGCAAAAATCGCATCGGCACCTGTACGTGGAAGTAGTGGTCGTCTCCTTCGGTGCAGCAGGTGGCTGGAATATTTGTCGGGGTAATCGAAATGTCGCCTTTGGCGTACAGTCCGGTGTAGCGGAGATCGCCCACGACTTGATGAATGCGATAGGGACGCGGTGCTAGGCACAGTGCGATCGAATACCCTTCCCAGGATTCCAAAATGTCGGTACTGCCAGGAGGCTGCTGAAACTCTTCGACCAGTAGGGGCTGCCAGCCCAGCGACTCACTCGATGCAATCGGCTCGGGGGTAGGGTTTGAAGACGGCGTACTCCCTTTTCGAGATATCTGTGTCATAGCCAGTGTCGCCCTTTTCAAAATTGACCGCAAGATTCCGACAATTGCGCAAGATTCAGATATTTCGCTGCTTTAGATTCCCTTAAGTTGTCATTGTAGCCAACGTGGTTATGCGCCATGACGAACAACGTTCCCGTGTGGCGATCCCGTGTGGCGATTTTTCCGTATGCGATTCACCAGAGGCAACCTGTCACGAATGTGGTAGTCCCCACCCAAATCGCCTATGGGGTAGCAGGTTAAACCGGGAAGCATCACTGCTGACTAAACATTCACTACTTAAAAATCTGCCATGTTTGGTCTTTCTCTACAAGCCAACCTCAAAACCGAAGTTCGCGAATTTCTCAAACTCGCGGTTCCGCTTGCCAGTGCCCAACTAGCTCAATCGGCCACCGGATTTGTAGACACTATCATGATGGGCCGCATGGGGCCGGATACGCTCGCTGCCGGAGGACTCGCCTCCATCATTCTCTTATCGGTGATGTTGGGGGCAACAGGTGTGGTGATGGGCATCAGCCCTTTGGTTGCAGAAGCCTTTGGAGCGGGCCAAAAGACGCGCATTCAGCACTTGGTGCGTCAGGGATTGTGGCTATCGATCATGGTGGCGCTGCCGATGATGATTGTGATGAGTCAGAGCAATCGCTGGTTGCTCTGGGTCGGCCAAGCTGAAGCGACCGTTCAACTGGCATATACTTATCTCAACATCATTCTCTGGGGCCTGTTTCCTGTCGTCGGGTTTGCGGCTCTGCGCGCTACCGTGTCGGCGCTGTCTCATGCACGTCCAGTGATGACCATCATGGTAACGGGCACGGCCTTCAATATTGCGGGCAACTACGTTCTGGGATTTGGCAAACTGGGATTTCCGCAGATGGGCCTAGCAGGGCTGGCATTGGCCAGTGTGATTGCCCAGTGGGGTATGTTCATCGCTATGGTGCTGTATGTCCTGAAGCATCCCAAACTGAGGGCATATCGATTTTTTCAAGAACTCCATCGCCTGCGTCCCCGCATTCTCTGGCAGCTAATCTGGGTCGGCGTGCCTATCGGCATCTTTTCAGGACTAGAAGCGGCTTTTTATATGGTCATTATGTTCTGGGTTGGCACTTTTGGGACGATCGCTCTGGCTGCCCACCAGATCGTCTTGCAAACACTGACCATTGTGTTTATGGTGCCACTGGGTATTTCTTTCGCTACAACGGTGCGGGTTGGGCAGTGGTTGGGCCGCAAAGAGCTTCAGGGCGTTCAGCGGGCTGCTTGGGTCAGCATTGGTTTGAGTACAGTTTTTGCTGGCAGCATGTCAGTTATGTTCCTCTTGTTTCCTAAGCAGGTCATTGGGATTTATCTGGATGTGCAAAATCCTGAGAATGTTGCCATTGTTTCCCTGGCCACAACACTGCTGATGATTGCCGCGATCGCCCAAGTTCTGGATGCGTTTCAAAAAGCGATTTACGGCTCTTTGCAAGGGCTTCAGGATACCCAGGTGCCGATGGTGCTGATTGCCCTGGGCTACTGGGGCTTTGGGCTATCGGTGGCTTGCGCGCTGGGCTCTTACCTCAACCTGGGCACACAGGGATTGTGGATTGGGCAATCGGTGGCGATCGCGTTAGTCGCGGGCCTATTTACATGGAGGCTGTATAAATTAGTCGTGCAGCGAAGCCATTGCTAGCAGATTGCTAATGACCATAAGCATACTTTTGTTGGCAACAACCGCATAAAAATCCGCTTTCACCTGACCGTATTGCAGCTGCTGGCTAAGTTCAACAACCCTTTTGCGACAGGTGAAGCGGGACGTTAGCCTTCAATTCCTCGGTTGGAGCTATATATGAAGCTTATCGCCTTGTTCAGTTGAGTCCAGTACATCTGGGTCAAGACAGGGTCTAGGGTTTGGGGTCTAGGGTGTGCTTGATTAGCCTGCATACCGCGATATCTGTTGAAGGCAAGTCAAGCTCCCCGACCTTGAAATTCTTAGGATTAGCCGAAGTCGGCCTTCTGAATTGAGCCGTCTTCAACTTTCTAAGGCTTAAATATTTTGGTTATTTTTACCCAGTCTGAGAAGAGAGCGTTCAATAGAGTAAGCGCGCAACGATTGTGTCATACTTCCGCTGCGTTCTGGATGCTGTTCTTGATTCTTGAGGAAGGATATGGGAATAACAACTCGTGGTGAACCCAAGGTGACAGTGCTGGGACAAGCGGCAGAGCAAGGCCGATGGTTATTGATTCCTTTGGGGATGATGATTTTACTCTGCTTGGGAAGTGTCTACTCCTGGAGTATTTTTAGAACCCCTTTAGAAAAAGATCTGGGAATTAGTGCGACTCAAAGCCTCTTGCCGTATACCTTTGTGTTGGTTTGCTACGCTATAACGATGCCGATCGCGGGCTTTTACATTCCTCGAATTGGGACCCGCGTCACTACAGCGATCGGAGGAATAGTCGTTGGCTTGGGCTATATTCTTTCCAGCTTTGCTACCCATATCGGAGTTCTAACCCTCACCTATGGGGTGCTTGCCGGCACTGGCATCGGCATTACTTATGGTGTTCCTATGGTTGTTGCGTCACGCTGGTTTCCCGATAAAAAAGGGCTGGCTGTGGGGTTGACGCTTATGGGTTTCGGACTTTCGCCCTTCCTCACGGCACCTCTGGCAAACCAGCTGATCGGTGCCTACACCGTTCGACCGACTTTGCGCATTCTCGGTATTATCTTTGGAACGATTATTGTGGCCATTGCCCTGACAATGAAGTTGCCACCTCAGGGTTGGCATCCTCGGCGAAATGTTGCCACAGCTAAATCGATTTCACCTCCAGCCTATCCTCGGAGTCTGTTCAAGAGTCGATCATTTTATGGGCTGTGGATTTCTTACGCAATCGGGACTCTAGTGGGATTGAGTGCGATTGGCATTTCCAGTCCCGTTGGGGAGGAAATCACTAATATCAGTCCGACCGTAGCGGCTGGCAGTGTCTCGTTATTTGCTCTGTTTAATGGCATTAGCCGCCCGTTCTTTGGTTGGTTAAGCGATCGGTTTAAGCCTCACTACGTCGCAATTTTTTCCTATGTGTTGACCTTAGTTGCCTGTGTCCTGATGGTGAATGCTCGCACTGGACAGGTAGCCACATATCTCATTGCCTTTTGCCTATTTTGGTTCTGCCTGGGTGGGTGGTTGGCCATGGCCCCAACCATTACTCTCCGGTTTTTTAACCCTGACCAGTATGCTCAAAACTATGGCATTGTCTTTACAGCCTATGGAGTCGGTGCTTTGATTGGCACCTTAGTGACGGGGCGCATTCGAGATTTATTTGGCACCTACAACTATGTGTTTTATCCGATGGCGGGCTTGGCCATAATTGGCATTATGGTATCCTGTGTGCTGCTCAAACGAGAAGGTTCAAAAATCGACCCTGTTCTGGATTACAACAGGCGTTAAGCGTAGAGCGATCGATAGGGACAATCGTTTGGGAGCTACTTGTGAGGCGAGAACAAAAATACTTACCAAGATCCCGGACATCTGACAGGTAATTTTAAGCAATTTTTGATTTCAACGATACTGTCTCTGCTAACTGATTATTCAGAGCCTCACGATCAATCCCATAATAACGAAATCGTTGTGCCAACGCTGGTTATTTATGGCACAGAAGATCGTGTTTTACTCAGTTTACAGTTATTAGCAGCCGCTCAAGCGAGCCGTTAGCTGACACAAGTTACTTTTGTATTGTGCGAAGAGTTTTTTGGAAAGGATTTATATTTCTGCATGATGATTGTCTTAGTGAGACATGGAAAACCTACCGTTACTTCGCAAGAATGGATTAATGGTCATGAAATTCCAAGATTTGCAAGTCGGTATCAAGCAGCCAGAATTTCTAGCGACTCTTTACCATCAGAAGAACTTAGCTTATTGGTTCAATCAGCAAAAGCAGTCTTCACTAGCGATTTGCCTCGATCTATCCACTCTGCTCAAATCCTTGAACCTTCTATTCCCGTAGTGAGTAACTCTATATTTCGTGAAATAGAGTTTATGTTCCAGTTTCCAACTAACCTTCGTCTACCAGCTCTAATTTGGATTATTCTCGCGAGATTGCTGTGGGGATTGGGTTATTCCCCTTCTTCTTATTCGCAGCTTGATGCTAAAAATCAAGCTAAACAAGCGGCTGATTTTCTAGAACAGCAATCTAGCGAGATTGGTTCTATTGTTTTAGTTGGTCATGGTCTCACCAATCTTTTTATTGCCCGTGAGTTGAAGAAACGGGGATGGCGTGGTCCTCGAACTCCTAACATGGCACACTGGAGCTATGCTGTTTACAATCGTTAGAGTATTTCCCTAAGAATGTAACTGATAGAGATACATAGGGGCATCTTTAGACGGGATGAGACCTCTTCTATAAAGTTAGCTAACACTAGATGGCAGGGGATGGACGAGGAGTATCTATTGGAAATTGAAGATTAATTGCGATCGCTGCATTTCATCGTTAAGGCGGCAAGATTCTATTTCAATAGACATGATGACTACAGCGATCCCTGAAGAAGCGAAGCAGGCACAGTTTGTCGTTAGAGAGGTTCTTGGTGACTCAATTCTAGGAATCTATCTTTTTGGCTCAGTTGTGGTAGGTGGGCTAAAGCGGGATAGCGACGTTGATGTTCTGGTCGCGGTGAAAGAGTCGCTTACCTTTAGCAAAAGGCAAATGTTGGTTGGCCGCTTGCTGAAGGTTTCCGGAGCCATTGGAAATGCGCACTCAGTTCGGCCAATTGAATTAACCATTGTTAAGGTCTCAGATGTCGTGCCATGGCGCTATCCCCCGCGAGCAGAATTCGTGTACGGGGAATGGTTGCGAGAAGAGTATGAAGCTGGCTCAGTCCCGGAAGCCGCCTATGATCCTGACTTGGCGATTGTACTGAAGAAGGTGATTGATAATAGTTTGCCAATGTATGGCGATACAGCTATCAACCTTTTCGAGCCAATCGCTACAGCGGATATCCGTAGAGCTATACGAGAATCTTTGTCAGGTTTGCTTGAGGGAGTCGAAGGTGACGAGCGTAATGTCATTTTGACTCTGGCAAGAATGTGGCTGACAGCCACTACGGGCGATATCGTTCCGAAAGATAGGGCGGCCGAGTGGGCGATGAAGCAATTACCC is drawn from Leptolyngbya sp. SIO1E4 and contains these coding sequences:
- a CDS encoding helix-turn-helix transcriptional regulator, with product MTQISRKGSTPSSNPTPEPIASSESLGWQPLLVEEFQQPPGSTDILESWEGYSIALCLAPRPYRIHQVVGDLRYTGLYAKGDISITPTNIPATCCTEGDDHYFHVQVPMRFLQSVAQSAMDLNPDRLELRNEFRIRDPQLEQVLQLLRAELHRGNGSVGQLYVESLANVLAVNLLREYSTAKPKVVVYEGGLGDRTIVQISDYIHAHLDQPIKLADLAEVAGISQFHFSRLFKQSMGMTPHQYLIQQRIEQAKQLLKGTKRAIAEIALECGFNSQSHFSKHVRDATGMTPNNYRKN
- a CDS encoding MATE family efflux transporter, with amino-acid sequence MFGLSLQANLKTEVREFLKLAVPLASAQLAQSATGFVDTIMMGRMGPDTLAAGGLASIILLSVMLGATGVVMGISPLVAEAFGAGQKTRIQHLVRQGLWLSIMVALPMMIVMSQSNRWLLWVGQAEATVQLAYTYLNIILWGLFPVVGFAALRATVSALSHARPVMTIMVTGTAFNIAGNYVLGFGKLGFPQMGLAGLALASVIAQWGMFIAMVLYVLKHPKLRAYRFFQELHRLRPRILWQLIWVGVPIGIFSGLEAAFYMVIMFWVGTFGTIALAAHQIVLQTLTIVFMVPLGISFATTVRVGQWLGRKELQGVQRAAWVSIGLSTVFAGSMSVMFLLFPKQVIGIYLDVQNPENVAIVSLATTLLMIAAIAQVLDAFQKAIYGSLQGLQDTQVPMVLIALGYWGFGLSVACALGSYLNLGTQGLWIGQSVAIALVAGLFTWRLYKLVVQRSHC
- a CDS encoding OFA family MFS transporter translates to MGITTRGEPKVTVLGQAAEQGRWLLIPLGMMILLCLGSVYSWSIFRTPLEKDLGISATQSLLPYTFVLVCYAITMPIAGFYIPRIGTRVTTAIGGIVVGLGYILSSFATHIGVLTLTYGVLAGTGIGITYGVPMVVASRWFPDKKGLAVGLTLMGFGLSPFLTAPLANQLIGAYTVRPTLRILGIIFGTIIVAIALTMKLPPQGWHPRRNVATAKSISPPAYPRSLFKSRSFYGLWISYAIGTLVGLSAIGISSPVGEEITNISPTVAAGSVSLFALFNGISRPFFGWLSDRFKPHYVAIFSYVLTLVACVLMVNARTGQVATYLIAFCLFWFCLGGWLAMAPTITLRFFNPDQYAQNYGIVFTAYGVGALIGTLVTGRIRDLFGTYNYVFYPMAGLAIIGIMVSCVLLKREGSKIDPVLDYNRR
- a CDS encoding histidine phosphatase family protein is translated as MMIVLVRHGKPTVTSQEWINGHEIPRFASRYQAARISSDSLPSEELSLLVQSAKAVFTSDLPRSIHSAQILEPSIPVVSNSIFREIEFMFQFPTNLRLPALIWIILARLLWGLGYSPSSYSQLDAKNQAKQAADFLEQQSSEIGSIVLVGHGLTNLFIARELKKRGWRGPRTPNMAHWSYAVYNR
- a CDS encoding DUF4111 domain-containing protein, with the protein product MMTTAIPEEAKQAQFVVREVLGDSILGIYLFGSVVVGGLKRDSDVDVLVAVKESLTFSKRQMLVGRLLKVSGAIGNAHSVRPIELTIVKVSDVVPWRYPPRAEFVYGEWLREEYEAGSVPEAAYDPDLAIVLKKVIDNSLPMYGDTAINLFEPIATADIRRAIRESLSGLLEGVEGDERNVILTLARMWLTATTGDIVPKDRAAEWAMKQLPKEYASVLNEARLGYLGKTDDNWSGRRDQVMMLVRHMQGSVEECLDSRPWS